A region from the Pseudomonas sp. KU26590 genome encodes:
- the ispD gene encoding 2-C-methyl-D-erythritol 4-phosphate cytidylyltransferase, giving the protein MTQSLPAFWAVIPAAGVGARMAADRPKQYLQLGGLTILEHSLLCFLDHPRLKGLVVSLAVDDPYWPTLPCALDSRIQQVAGGKERSDSVLNALLHLHANGADDNDWVLVHDAARPNLARSDLDNLLGELADDPVGGLLAVPAKDTLKRADANGRVTETVDRSLIWQAYTPQMFRLGALHRALADSLVSNVAITDEASAIEWAGQSPRLIEGRADNIKVTRPEDLEWLRQRRVEFNG; this is encoded by the coding sequence ATGACTCAATCCCTTCCTGCCTTCTGGGCAGTGATTCCCGCAGCGGGCGTTGGCGCGCGCATGGCGGCAGACCGTCCCAAGCAATACCTGCAACTGGGCGGCCTCACGATTCTTGAACACAGCCTGCTTTGCTTTCTCGATCATCCTCGGCTCAAGGGCCTGGTGGTCAGTCTGGCTGTGGACGACCCTTATTGGCCCACGCTGCCCTGCGCGCTGGATTCCCGTATCCAGCAGGTCGCCGGCGGCAAAGAGCGTTCGGACTCGGTGCTCAATGCGCTGCTGCACCTGCATGCCAACGGCGCCGATGACAACGATTGGGTGCTGGTGCATGACGCCGCGCGCCCGAACCTGGCACGTTCGGATCTCGATAATCTGCTTGGCGAACTGGCGGATGACCCGGTGGGCGGTTTGCTGGCCGTGCCGGCGAAAGACACTCTCAAGCGCGCCGATGCCAATGGTCGCGTGACCGAAACCGTGGATCGCAGCCTTATCTGGCAGGCCTATACGCCGCAGATGTTTCGTCTGGGTGCGCTGCACCGGGCGCTGGCCGACAGTCTGGTGTCGAACGTGGCGATCACCGATGAAGCCTCGGCCATCGAGTGGGCCGGGCAATCGCCGCGTCTGATCGAAGGGCGCGCCGACAACATCAAGGTCACACGACCGGAAGACCTAGAATGGCTGCGCCAGCGTCGGGTGGAATTCAACGGCTGA
- the ftsB gene encoding cell division protein FtsB, producing MRSPNWLFLVLLLMLAGLQYRLWVGNGSLAQVASLTQQIADQHAENDALLERNRVLDAEVLELKKGLETVEERARHELGMVKDGETLYQLAQ from the coding sequence ATGCGCAGTCCTAACTGGTTGTTCCTCGTTCTGCTTTTGATGCTCGCTGGCTTGCAGTATCGCCTATGGGTAGGTAACGGCAGTCTCGCGCAGGTGGCCAGTCTGACTCAGCAAATCGCCGATCAACACGCCGAAAACGATGCTCTGCTGGAGCGCAACCGGGTCCTCGACGCGGAAGTGCTGGAGCTGAAAAAAGGCCTCGAAACCGTTGAAGAGCGTGCCCGTCATGAACTGGGCATGGTCAAGGACGGCGAAACCCTTTATCAGTTGGCACAGTGA
- the eno gene encoding phosphopyruvate hydratase: MAKIVDIKGREVLDSRGNPTVEADVLLDNGIIGSACAPSGASTGSREALELRDGDKSRYMGKGVLKAVANINGPIRDLLLGKDPVDQKALDHAMIELDGTENKASLGANAILAVSLAAAKAAAQDQDLPLYAHIANLNGTPGVYSMPVPMMNIINGGEHADNNIDIQEFMIQPVGAKTFSEGLRWGTEIFHHLKAVLKARGLNTAVGDEGGFAPNLNSNADALDAIAEAVANAGYKLGTDVTLALDCAASEFYKNGKYVLSEEGEYDSAGFADYLADLVSKHPIISIEDGLDESDWDGWKVLTDKIGDKIQLVGDDLFVTNTKILKEGIDKKIGNSILIKFNQIGTLTETLEAIQMAKAAGYTAVISHRSGETEDSTIADLAVGTAAGQIKTGSLSRSDRIAKYNQLLRIEEQLGAKAVYRGRGEFRG; this comes from the coding sequence ATGGCAAAAATCGTCGACATCAAAGGTCGTGAGGTTCTCGACTCCCGTGGCAATCCCACCGTGGAAGCAGACGTGCTCCTCGACAACGGCATCATCGGCAGCGCTTGCGCGCCGTCCGGTGCTTCCACCGGCTCGCGTGAAGCGCTCGAGCTGCGTGATGGCGACAAGAGCCGTTACATGGGCAAGGGCGTTCTGAAAGCCGTGGCCAACATCAATGGCCCGATCCGCGACCTGCTGCTGGGCAAAGACCCGGTTGACCAGAAAGCCCTCGATCACGCGATGATTGAGCTGGACGGCACCGAGAACAAAGCCAGCCTGGGCGCCAACGCGATCCTCGCCGTGTCGCTGGCGGCGGCCAAAGCCGCCGCTCAGGATCAGGACCTGCCGTTGTACGCGCACATCGCCAACCTGAACGGCACGCCGGGTGTTTACTCGATGCCGGTCCCGATGATGAACATCATCAACGGTGGCGAGCACGCGGATAACAACATCGACATCCAGGAATTCATGATTCAGCCGGTGGGCGCCAAGACCTTCTCTGAAGGCCTGCGCTGGGGCACCGAGATTTTCCATCACCTCAAAGCGGTACTGAAGGCGCGCGGCCTGAACACGGCCGTGGGTGACGAAGGTGGCTTCGCGCCGAACCTGAACTCCAACGCCGACGCGCTGGACGCTATCGCCGAAGCCGTTGCCAACGCGGGTTACAAGCTGGGCACCGACGTGACCCTGGCGCTGGACTGCGCAGCGAGCGAGTTCTACAAGAACGGCAAGTACGTGCTGAGCGAAGAAGGCGAGTACGACTCTGCCGGTTTCGCCGACTACCTGGCTGATCTGGTCAGCAAGCACCCGATCATCTCGATCGAAGACGGCCTGGACGAATCGGACTGGGATGGCTGGAAAGTCCTCACCGACAAGATCGGCGACAAGATCCAACTGGTGGGCGACGACCTGTTCGTGACCAACACCAAGATCCTGAAAGAAGGCATCGACAAGAAGATCGGTAACTCGATCCTGATCAAGTTCAACCAGATCGGTACGCTGACCGAAACGCTGGAAGCCATCCAGATGGCCAAGGCCGCGGGCTACACCGCCGTGATCTCGCACCGTTCCGGTGAAACCGAAGACTCGACCATTGCCGACCTGGCCGTGGGTACTGCGGCCGGCCAGATCAAGACCGGTTCGCTGAGCCGTTCCGACCGTATCGCCAAGTACAACCAGCTGCTGCGTATCGAAGAGCAACTGGGCGCCAAAGCGGTGTACCGTGGTCGCGGCGAGTTTCGCGGCTGA
- the kdsA gene encoding 3-deoxy-8-phosphooctulonate synthase yields MAQKIIRVGSIDIANDKPMVLFGGMNVLESRDMAMQVCEEYVRVTEKLGIPYVFKASFDKANRSSVTSYRGPGLEEGMRIFQDIKQAFGVPIITDVHEPEQAAAVAEVCDIIQLPAFLSRQTDLVVAMAKTGAVINIKKAQFLAPHEMKHILAKCVEAGNDQLILCERGSSFGYNNLVVDMLGFGIMKSFEYPVFFDVTHALQMPGGRSDSAGGRRAQVTDLAKAGMSQGLAGLFLEAHPDPDNAKCDGPCALRLDKLEPFLAQLKALDELVKSFPTIETA; encoded by the coding sequence ATGGCTCAGAAAATCATCCGCGTCGGCTCGATCGACATCGCCAACGACAAACCCATGGTTCTGTTCGGCGGCATGAACGTCCTCGAGTCGCGCGACATGGCGATGCAGGTCTGTGAAGAATACGTGCGAGTGACCGAGAAGCTCGGCATTCCCTACGTATTCAAGGCCAGCTTCGACAAGGCCAACCGCTCTTCGGTGACTTCGTACCGTGGCCCGGGCCTTGAAGAGGGCATGCGGATCTTCCAGGATATCAAGCAAGCCTTCGGCGTGCCGATCATCACCGACGTGCACGAGCCTGAGCAGGCCGCTGCGGTGGCAGAAGTCTGCGACATCATTCAGTTGCCGGCTTTCCTGTCCCGTCAGACCGATCTGGTCGTGGCCATGGCCAAGACCGGCGCCGTGATCAACATCAAGAAAGCCCAGTTCCTCGCGCCCCACGAGATGAAACACATCCTGGCCAAGTGCGTAGAAGCGGGCAACGATCAGTTGATCCTGTGCGAGCGTGGTTCGAGCTTCGGCTACAACAACCTGGTCGTCGACATGCTCGGTTTCGGCATCATGAAGTCCTTCGAATACCCGGTGTTCTTCGACGTGACCCATGCCTTGCAGATGCCAGGGGGTCGCTCGGATTCCGCCGGTGGCCGTCGTGCCCAGGTGACCGATCTGGCCAAGGCCGGTATGAGTCAGGGCCTGGCCGGTCTGTTCCTGGAAGCCCACCCGGATCCGGACAACGCCAAATGCGACGGTCCCTGCGCCCTGCGTCTGGACAAGCTGGAGCCGTTTCTGGCCCAGCTCAAGGCGCTCGACGAACTCGTTAAAAGCTTCCCGACGATCGAAACGGCGTAA
- a CDS encoding CTP synthase gives MTRYIFVTGGVVSSLGKGIASASLAAILEARGLKVTMLKLDPYINVDPGTMSPFQHGEVFVTHDGAETDLDLGHYERFIRTTMTQNNNFTTGRVYEHVLRKERRGDYLGATIQVIPHITDEIKRRIIKGAGDADVAMVEIGGTVGDIESQPFLEAIRQLRFEVGAKRAMLMHLTLVPYIATAGETKTKPTQHSVKELRSIGLQPDVLVCRSDHPIDISSRRKIAQFTNVEERAVIALEDADTIYKIPGILHSQGLDDFVVERFGLQCGSADLSEWEKVVDAKLNPEHEVTIAMVGKYMELLDAYKSLIEAMSHAGISNRTKVNLRYIDSEDIENQGTGLLEGVDAILVPGGFGLRGVEGKITAVQFARENKVPYLGICLGMQVAVIEFARNVLGWKDANSTEFDRTSQHPVVGLITEWEDATGAVETRTETSDLGGTMRLGAQDCLLEPGSLVHDCYANDVIVERHRHRYEVNNKLLPQLVEAGLKISGRSGDGALVEVVESPDHPWFVACQFHPEFTSTPRDGHPLFSGFVKAALAQHQKNG, from the coding sequence ATGACGCGCTACATCTTCGTCACGGGCGGTGTTGTTTCTTCATTGGGGAAAGGCATCGCCTCGGCTTCATTGGCGGCCATCCTGGAGGCGAGGGGACTTAAGGTCACCATGCTGAAGCTGGACCCCTACATCAACGTCGATCCCGGCACCATGAGCCCGTTCCAGCACGGTGAGGTGTTCGTCACCCACGACGGCGCCGAGACTGACCTGGACCTGGGTCACTACGAGCGTTTCATTCGCACCACCATGACCCAGAACAACAACTTCACCACCGGCCGTGTGTACGAACACGTCCTGCGCAAAGAGCGCCGTGGTGATTATCTGGGCGCGACCATTCAGGTGATCCCGCACATCACCGACGAAATCAAGCGTCGCATCATCAAGGGCGCCGGCGATGCCGACGTCGCCATGGTCGAAATCGGTGGCACGGTGGGCGACATCGAGTCGCAACCGTTCCTCGAAGCGATCCGTCAGCTGCGTTTCGAAGTGGGCGCCAAGCGCGCCATGCTCATGCACCTGACCCTGGTTCCGTACATCGCCACCGCGGGCGAGACCAAGACCAAGCCGACTCAGCATTCGGTGAAGGAACTCCGTTCGATCGGCCTGCAGCCAGACGTACTGGTCTGCCGTTCCGACCACCCGATCGACATCTCCTCGCGCCGCAAGATCGCGCAGTTCACCAACGTTGAAGAGCGTGCGGTCATCGCCCTTGAAGACGCCGACACCATCTACAAGATCCCGGGCATCCTGCATTCCCAGGGCCTTGACGATTTCGTCGTCGAGCGCTTCGGCTTGCAGTGCGGCAGCGCCGACCTGTCCGAGTGGGAAAAGGTCGTCGACGCCAAGCTCAATCCGGAACACGAAGTCACCATCGCGATGGTCGGCAAGTACATGGAGCTGCTGGATGCGTACAAGTCGCTCATCGAAGCGATGAGTCACGCCGGCATCAGCAACCGCACCAAGGTCAACCTGCGCTACATCGATTCCGAAGACATCGAGAATCAGGGCACTGGTTTGCTCGAAGGCGTTGACGCGATTCTCGTCCCGGGCGGCTTCGGTCTGCGCGGCGTCGAGGGCAAGATCACGGCCGTGCAGTTCGCTCGCGAGAACAAGGTTCCGTATCTGGGCATCTGCCTGGGCATGCAGGTGGCGGTCATCGAGTTCGCACGTAACGTGCTGGGCTGGAAAGACGCCAACTCCACCGAGTTCGATCGCACCAGCCAGCACCCTGTCGTCGGTCTCATCACCGAATGGGAAGACGCCACCGGTGCTGTCGAAACCCGTACCGAAACCTCTGACCTGGGCGGCACCATGCGTCTGGGTGCGCAGGACTGCCTGCTTGAGCCGGGCTCTCTGGTGCACGATTGCTACGCCAATGACGTCATCGTCGAGCGCCATCGCCACCGTTATGAAGTGAACAACAAGCTGCTGCCGCAACTGGTCGAAGCCGGTCTGAAAATCTCCGGTCGTTCCGGTGATGGCGCGCTGGTTGAAGTGGTCGAGTCTCCGGATCATCCATGGTTCGTGGCGTGCCAGTTCCACCCTGAGTTCACCTCAACGCCTCGCGATGGCCACCCGTTGTTCAGTGGTTTCGTCAAGGCAGCGCTTGCTCAACACCAGAAGAACGGCTGA
- the tilS gene encoding tRNA lysidine(34) synthetase TilS, protein MSKPDSIALALSRRLLSRLEPWRAAAAWRVAFSGGLDSTVLLHLLAELARVHPLPPLTAVHVNHGLQAVAASWPVHCRQMCQILGVPMQVIDVQVRPGASLEQAARDARYAAFNSNLGAGEVLLTAQHRDDQAETLLFRLLRGAGVRGLAAMPAQRPLGAGQLFRPLLDESRATLEAYAREQGLSWIEDPSNKDSRFSRNYLRSHVLPLVTTRWPQAIASMARSAAHLAEAQQLLDELAVQDLALADTPCPWPWLDMPSLELAPLEALSPARQRNALRHWLAPLTRLPDTDHWAGWDSLRDAGPDGRPIWRLAEGQMHRAEGRIWWLSGIWLKNVAGSQDWSLASQPLTLPGNGMLQILGAAPAGGLHVHYRQGGETFDVPDRGRRDLKRLLNEKGVPVFLRGRLPLLYRGEQLLAVANLPGLDASPRGDWRLHWLPPTNDQSLS, encoded by the coding sequence ATGAGCAAACCGGACAGCATCGCACTCGCACTCTCCAGACGTCTGCTGTCGCGCCTGGAACCCTGGCGCGCTGCAGCCGCCTGGCGCGTCGCCTTCTCCGGTGGGCTCGATTCCACCGTTCTGCTTCACCTGCTGGCGGAACTGGCCAGGGTTCACCCGCTTCCTCCTCTGACCGCTGTTCACGTCAACCATGGCCTCCAGGCGGTGGCGGCCTCGTGGCCGGTGCATTGCCGGCAGATGTGTCAGATTCTGGGCGTGCCGATGCAGGTCATCGACGTTCAGGTGCGCCCAGGCGCGAGTCTTGAGCAAGCTGCGCGGGACGCTCGCTACGCCGCGTTTAACTCGAACCTCGGGGCGGGCGAGGTGCTGCTCACTGCCCAGCACCGTGACGATCAGGCTGAAACGCTGCTGTTCCGCCTGCTGCGCGGCGCCGGGGTGCGCGGGCTGGCCGCCATGCCGGCGCAGCGTCCTTTGGGCGCAGGACAGCTATTTCGGCCACTGTTGGACGAATCCCGCGCAACCCTCGAGGCCTATGCCCGGGAACAGGGCTTGAGCTGGATCGAGGACCCGAGCAACAAGGACAGCCGCTTTTCGCGCAACTACCTGCGCAGCCACGTATTGCCGCTGGTGACGACGCGCTGGCCGCAAGCGATTGCGAGCATGGCCCGCAGCGCCGCGCACCTGGCCGAGGCCCAGCAGTTGCTGGACGAACTGGCGGTGCAGGACCTCGCCCTCGCTGATACGCCGTGCCCCTGGCCCTGGCTGGACATGCCCTCCCTTGAACTCGCGCCGCTCGAAGCGCTGTCACCCGCCCGGCAACGCAATGCACTGCGCCACTGGCTGGCGCCGCTCACTCGATTGCCCGATACCGATCACTGGGCAGGCTGGGATTCGTTGCGCGATGCCGGGCCGGACGGTCGGCCCATCTGGCGACTGGCCGAGGGTCAGATGCACCGTGCCGAGGGGCGGATCTGGTGGCTGTCGGGCATCTGGCTGAAAAACGTTGCCGGCTCGCAAGACTGGTCCCTGGCCTCGCAACCCCTCACCTTGCCGGGCAATGGCATGTTGCAGATACTCGGCGCGGCGCCGGCGGGAGGTCTGCACGTGCATTACCGCCAGGGCGGCGAAACCTTTGATGTGCCCGATCGTGGACGTCGAGACTTGAAAAGGCTGCTCAACGAGAAGGGTGTGCCTGTGTTTCTGCGCGGCCGATTGCCGCTGTTGTACCGCGGCGAGCAGTTATTGGCCGTGGCAAACCTTCCGGGACTGGACGCCAGCCCCCGTGGCGACTGGCGATTGCACTGGTTGCCACCGACGAATGACCAAAGTTTGAGCTGA
- a CDS encoding acetyl-CoA carboxylase carboxyltransferase subunit alpha, protein MNPNFLDFEQPIADLQAKIEELRLVGNDNSLNIGDEISRLQEKSNTLTESIFGNLTSWQIARMARHPRRPYTLDYIQHIFTEFDELHGDRHFSDDAAIVGGIARLNEQPVMVIGHQKGREVREKVRRNFGMPRPEGYRKACRLMEMAERFKMPILTFIDTPGAYPGIDAEERNQSEAIAWNLRVMARLKTPIIATVIGEGGSGGALAIGVCDQLNMLQYSTYAVISPEGCASILWKTAEKAPDAAEAMGITAERLKGLGIVDKVINEPLGGAHRDPAAAAASIREELSSQLSMLQKFDNDALLTRRYDRLMSYGL, encoded by the coding sequence ATGAACCCGAATTTTCTGGATTTCGAACAGCCGATTGCTGACCTGCAAGCCAAGATTGAAGAGCTGCGTCTGGTAGGCAATGACAACTCGCTGAACATCGGCGACGAAATCTCTCGACTGCAAGAGAAGAGCAATACGCTCACCGAAAGCATTTTCGGCAACCTGACCAGTTGGCAGATCGCGCGCATGGCGCGTCATCCGCGTCGTCCGTACACGCTGGACTACATTCAACACATCTTCACCGAGTTCGACGAGCTGCATGGCGATCGCCACTTCTCCGACGACGCGGCCATCGTTGGCGGTATCGCCCGCTTGAACGAGCAGCCAGTGATGGTGATCGGTCATCAGAAGGGCCGCGAAGTGCGCGAGAAAGTTCGCCGCAACTTCGGCATGCCGCGCCCTGAAGGCTATCGCAAGGCCTGCCGCCTGATGGAAATGGCGGAGCGCTTCAAGATGCCGATCCTGACCTTCATCGACACGCCGGGCGCTTACCCTGGCATTGACGCCGAAGAGCGTAACCAGAGCGAAGCCATCGCCTGGAACCTGCGCGTCATGGCGCGATTGAAGACCCCGATCATTGCCACCGTGATTGGCGAAGGCGGTTCGGGCGGCGCACTGGCGATTGGCGTGTGCGATCAGCTGAACATGCTGCAGTACTCGACGTACGCCGTGATCTCGCCGGAAGGCTGTGCTTCCATCCTGTGGAAAACCGCCGAAAAAGCGCCGGATGCAGCCGAAGCGATGGGCATCACTGCCGAGCGTTTGAAAGGCCTTGGCATCGTCGACAAGGTGATCAACGAGCCATTGGGCGGCGCGCACCGTGATCCGGCCGCTGCCGCAGCATCGATCCGCGAGGAATTGAGCAGCCAACTGAGCATGCTCCAGAAGTTCGATAACGACGCGCTGTTGACCCGCCGTTACGACCGCCTGATGAGCTATGGCCTTTAA
- the dnaE gene encoding DNA polymerase III subunit alpha, whose protein sequence is MPASFVHLRLHTEYSLVDGLVRVKPLVKTLAALNMPAVAVTDQHNMCSLVKFYKAAMGAGIKPICGADIWLAGRDRDAPLSRLSLLVMNPKGYLNLTELISRGFMHGQRNGLVVIEREWVAEASEGLIALSAAKEGEIGMALLGGNPAEADELLKEWLTVFPDRFYIEVQRTNRINDEEHLHAAVALAERHGVPLVASNDVRFIKQEDFEAHETRVCIGEGRALDDPRRSHNYSDQQYLKSAEEMAELFSDLPDALANTVEIAKRCNIDVKLGTHFLPNFPIPDGMTIDEYFRKVSFEGLEERLAVLWPKETTPDYEAKRQLYVDRLNFELDIIIQMGFPGYFLIVMDFIQWAKSNGVPVGPGRGSGAGSLVAYVQKITDLDPLEYDLLFERFLNPERVSMPDFDVDFCMDGRDRVIEYVAEKYGRNAVSQIITFGSMAAKAVVRDVARVQGKSYGLADRLSKMIPFEVGMTLEKAYEQEEILRDFLKVDEEAAEIWEMARKLEGVVRNVGKHAGGVVIAPTKLTDFSAIYCDEEGGGLVTQFDKDDVEAAGLVKFDFLGLRTLTIIDWALKTINRERAKVDEEPLDIAFIPLDDMPTYELLQRAETTAVFQLESRGMKELIKKLKPDCLEDLIALVALFRPGPLQSGMVDDFINRKHGRAELSYPHVDYQYEGLKPVLAPTYGIILYQEQVMQIAQVMAGYTLGGADMLRRAMGKKKPEEMAKQRGGFIDGCKTNNIDPDLAGNIFDLVEKFAGYGFNKSHSAAYGLVSYQTAWLKRHYPAPFMAAVLSADMHNTDKVVTLIEEVRIMKLRLDAPDVNNSEFKFTVNDDGRIVYGLGAIKGVGEGPVEAITEARQEGPFADLFDFCARIDLKRVNKRTLDGLIRSGALDRLGPFFYDEPKQYQANIDRNRGVLLAALEEAIQAAEQTARSHDSGHADLFGGLFVEADADVYANHRSAKEVTLKERLRGEKETLGLYLTGHPIDEYEGEIRRFARQRIVDLKPSRETQTIAGLIIALRVMKNKKGDKMGFITLDDRSGRIEASLFADSFQAAQSLLQTDAMVVVEGEVSTDDFSGGLRLRAKRVMSLEEARTGLAESLRLNVRAEALKGDRLRWLGELCKKHRGACPITLDYTGQEAKALLQFGEAWRIDPADSLIQALRDQFGRENVFLQYR, encoded by the coding sequence ATGCCGGCTTCTTTCGTTCATCTACGCCTGCACACCGAATACTCCCTCGTTGATGGTCTGGTCCGAGTAAAACCGTTGGTCAAAACGCTGGCGGCCCTGAACATGCCGGCCGTGGCGGTGACCGACCAACACAACATGTGTTCGTTGGTGAAATTCTATAAAGCCGCCATGGGCGCCGGCATCAAGCCAATCTGCGGCGCCGACATCTGGCTGGCCGGACGCGACCGCGATGCCCCGCTCAGTCGTTTGAGCCTGCTGGTGATGAACCCCAAAGGCTACCTCAACCTCACCGAACTGATTTCCCGTGGCTTCATGCATGGCCAGCGCAATGGCCTGGTGGTGATCGAGCGCGAGTGGGTGGCCGAGGCCAGCGAAGGGCTGATTGCCCTGTCTGCGGCGAAAGAAGGCGAGATTGGCATGGCCCTGCTCGGTGGCAACCCGGCGGAAGCTGATGAATTGCTGAAGGAGTGGCTCACGGTTTTTCCGGACCGCTTCTACATCGAAGTCCAGCGCACCAACCGTATCAATGACGAAGAACACCTGCACGCCGCCGTCGCCCTGGCCGAGCGCCATGGCGTGCCGCTGGTTGCCAGCAACGACGTGCGCTTCATCAAGCAGGAAGATTTCGAAGCCCACGAAACCCGCGTGTGCATCGGTGAAGGCCGGGCCCTGGACGATCCGCGCCGCTCGCACAACTACAGCGATCAGCAGTACCTGAAGAGTGCGGAGGAGATGGCCGAGCTGTTCAGCGATCTGCCCGACGCCCTCGCCAACACCGTCGAGATTGCCAAGCGCTGCAACATCGACGTCAAGCTGGGCACGCACTTTTTGCCCAACTTCCCGATCCCCGATGGCATGACCATCGACGAGTATTTCCGCAAGGTGTCCTTCGAGGGGCTGGAAGAGCGCCTTGCCGTGCTCTGGCCGAAAGAGACCACGCCGGACTACGAGGCCAAGCGACAGCTCTATGTCGACCGCCTGAATTTCGAGCTGGATATCATCATCCAGATGGGCTTCCCCGGTTACTTCCTGATCGTGATGGACTTCATCCAGTGGGCCAAGAGCAACGGCGTGCCGGTGGGTCCGGGCCGGGGGTCGGGTGCCGGCTCGCTGGTGGCCTACGTGCAGAAGATCACCGACCTCGACCCGCTGGAATACGACCTGCTGTTCGAACGTTTCCTTAACCCCGAGCGGGTCTCCATGCCCGACTTCGACGTCGACTTCTGCATGGACGGCCGCGATCGGGTCATCGAGTACGTGGCAGAAAAATACGGCCGCAACGCGGTCAGCCAGATCATCACCTTTGGTTCCATGGCCGCGAAGGCGGTGGTCCGGGACGTGGCGCGGGTGCAGGGCAAGTCCTACGGATTGGCTGATCGTCTGTCAAAGATGATCCCTTTCGAAGTCGGCATGACCCTGGAAAAAGCCTACGAGCAGGAAGAGATCCTGCGCGACTTCCTCAAGGTGGATGAGGAAGCGGCAGAAATCTGGGAAATGGCGCGCAAGCTCGAAGGCGTTGTGCGTAACGTCGGCAAGCACGCCGGCGGCGTGGTCATCGCGCCGACCAAGCTGACCGACTTCTCGGCGATCTACTGCGATGAAGAAGGCGGCGGCCTGGTCACCCAGTTCGACAAGGATGACGTCGAGGCGGCCGGTCTGGTGAAGTTCGACTTCCTGGGTCTGCGTACCCTGACCATCATCGACTGGGCACTGAAGACGATTAACCGCGAACGCGCCAAGGTCGACGAAGAGCCCCTCGACATCGCGTTCATCCCGCTGGACGACATGCCGACCTACGAGCTGCTGCAGCGCGCCGAAACCACGGCCGTCTTCCAGCTTGAATCCCGCGGCATGAAAGAGCTGATCAAAAAGCTCAAGCCCGACTGCCTGGAAGACTTGATCGCACTGGTGGCGCTGTTCCGCCCCGGTCCGTTGCAATCGGGCATGGTCGACGACTTCATCAACCGCAAGCACGGTCGTGCGGAGCTGTCGTACCCCCACGTCGACTACCAGTACGAAGGCCTCAAGCCGGTGCTTGCGCCGACGTACGGCATCATCCTGTATCAGGAACAGGTGATGCAGATTGCCCAGGTCATGGCCGGCTACACCCTCGGCGGCGCCGACATGCTGCGTCGTGCGATGGGCAAGAAGAAGCCCGAGGAAATGGCCAAGCAGCGCGGCGGTTTCATCGACGGCTGCAAGACCAACAATATCGACCCGGACCTGGCCGGTAACATTTTCGACCTGGTGGAAAAATTCGCCGGTTACGGTTTCAACAAGTCGCACTCGGCCGCCTACGGGCTGGTGTCCTACCAGACCGCCTGGCTCAAGCGCCACTACCCGGCGCCGTTCATGGCAGCGGTGCTTTCAGCGGACATGCACAACACCGACAAGGTCGTGACCTTGATCGAGGAAGTGCGGATCATGAAGCTGCGCCTTGATGCGCCGGACGTGAACAACTCCGAGTTCAAGTTCACCGTGAACGACGACGGCCGTATCGTCTATGGCCTCGGCGCGATCAAGGGCGTCGGCGAAGGCCCGGTGGAAGCGATCACCGAAGCGCGTCAGGAAGGCCCGTTCGCCGACCTGTTCGATTTCTGCGCCCGCATCGACCTCAAGCGCGTCAACAAGCGCACCCTCGACGGCCTGATCCGCAGCGGTGCGCTGGATCGCCTGGGGCCGTTCTTCTACGACGAGCCGAAACAGTATCAAGCGAACATCGACCGCAACCGCGGTGTCCTGCTGGCCGCCCTCGAAGAAGCCATTCAGGCGGCCGAGCAGACCGCGCGCAGTCATGACAGCGGCCATGCCGATCTCTTCGGTGGCCTGTTCGTCGAGGCCGACGCCGACGTTTACGCGAACCATCGCAGCGCCAAAGAGGTCACGCTCAAGGAGCGGCTGCGTGGCGAAAAAGAAACCCTGGGCCTGTACCTGACCGGGCACCCAATCGACGAATACGAAGGCGAGATCCGCCGGTTCGCGCGTCAGCGCATCGTGGACCTCAAGCCCTCGCGGGAAACCCAGACGATCGCCGGTCTGATCATCGCGCTGCGGGTGATGAAGAACAAAAAGGGCGACAAGATGGGCTTCATCACCCTGGACGATCGTTCGGGGCGTATCGAAGCGTCGCTGTTTGCCGATTCGTTCCAGGCCGCCCAGTCGCTGCTGCAGACCGACGCCATGGTGGTGGTGGAAGGGGAGGTCAGTACCGACGATTTCTCCGGCGGCCTGCGGTTACGCGCCAAACGGGTGATGAGCCTGGAAGAAGCGCGTACCGGGCTGGCAGAGAGTCTGCGCCTGAACGTGCGTGCCGAAGCGCTCAAGGGCGACCGGCTGCGCTGGCTGGGCGAGCTGTGCAAGAAGCATCGCGGCGCGTGCCCGATCACCCTCGATTACACCGGGCAGGAAGCCAAGGCCCTGCTGCAGTTCGGCGAAGCGTGGCGGATCGATCCCGCAGACAGCCTGATTCAGGCGCTGCGTGACCAGTTCGGACGAGAGAACGTCTTCCTGCAGTATCGCTGA